In a genomic window of Gossypium arboreum isolate Shixiya-1 chromosome 7, ASM2569848v2, whole genome shotgun sequence:
- the LOC108477787 gene encoding uncharacterized protein LOC108477787 gives MQDQLQEQLAKMQNDMREQMLEAQRNMMVEMAQLLRAIDKGKVPMEITGEDGEDHPPGFTAPHMPTQTEAPPRRPSITIMPQHGSIDAEIPMNFPTGLGFDLDDNLANPIIPDLDMAEREGHQGVDAKDLSLVLDLVFTHKFKMPEFEKYNRTTCPEAHITMFCRRMTGYVNNDQLLIHCFQDSLIGAAARWYNQLSQARINSWRDLAQAFMQQYNHVTDMTPDRITLQNMEKKPNESFRQYAQRWREIAMQVQPPLLEKETTMLFINTLKAPFITHMIGNTTKSFVDIVMAGEMIENTIRDGKIEGETAKRSTPRRNEVNNVSNYNSKSATVSQPRAVTVGQRGSQRNESSTRQNSEKI, from the exons ATGCAAGACCAGTTGCAGGAGCAATTGGCCAAGATGCAAAACGATATGAGGGAGCAAATGTTAGAGGCTCAGAGGAATATGATGGTCGAGATGGCTCAGCTGCTGAGAGCCATTGATAAGGGAAAGGTTCCCATGGAAATTACTGGCGAGGATGGTGAGGATCATCCTCCAGGCTTTACCGCACCCCACATGCCTACAcaaaccgaggcacctcctagGAGGCCATCTATTACTATAATGCCTCAACATGGGTCGATCGATGCCGAAATCCCTATGAATTTCCCAACTGGCTTGGGATTTGATTTGGATGACAACCTTGCTAATCCAATCATTCCTGACTTAGATATGGCTGAAAGGGAAG GGCATCAGGGAGTTGATGCCAAAGATCTAAGCTTGGTCCTAGATTTGGTGTTTActcacaaattcaagatgccAGAGTTTGAGAAGTACAACAgaactacttgcccagaggcccACATTACGATGTTTTGTAGAAGGATGACGGGTTACGTGAACAATGATCAACTGTTGATCCATTGTTTCCAAGACAGCCTAATTGGAGCAGCGGccaggtggtacaatcagttgagccagGCCAGAATAAATTCATGGAGGGATCTTGCGCAAGCTTTCATGCAGCAGtacaatcatgtgactgacatgactccgGATAGGATCACATtgcaaaacatggagaagaagcctaatgagagctttaggcagtaTGCACAGAGATGGAGAGAGATTGCtatgcaagttcaaccaccgcTCTTGGAGAAGGAAACCACTatgctctttatcaacaccttaaaggctCCATTCATTACCCATATGATTGGAAATACTACAAAAAGTTTTGTTGACATAGTTATGGCAGGGGAAATGATTGAAAACACCATAAGGGACGGTAAGATAGAAGGGGAAACTGCTAAGAGATCAACCCCAAGGAGAAATGAGGTGAACAATGTGAGTAATTATAACTCGAAATCAGCTACGGTTAGTCAACCAAGAGCAGTAACTGTAGGACAGCGGGGTTCGCAAAGGAATGAATCTAGTACGAGACAGAATTCTGAAAAGATCTAG